From the genome of Oncorhynchus masou masou isolate Uvic2021 chromosome 15, UVic_Omas_1.1, whole genome shotgun sequence:
AACACTGCTGTTGATTTCACGGAGACTGTGATTAGTCTTGGTCTACTTGATCTTGGTCATAGCATTAAACTGGTCCTAACAGTCATTTCCTTATGTGTCCCCTGCCAGTGAAGCTTGGCAACTTTAAATCCGGTGTTGCCCACTTTGAAAGAGCTTTGGACAGGGCTAAGGTTCTCCAGGATGACCCTGCTAGGGATGCCATCCAGAAGGTTACCTGACCATCCTTGTCAATTCAAGTCACTTCTTTACTTTTGTCAAATCACAATGGTTCACTGATACAATATTTTATGCCCTTATTTAGGCTCTCCGTGAGGCAAGGCAACGTTTATGAGCGCTCATTAGAAGATGACTGAAGAGGAGCCACAGACAGATGTTCAAAGACAATGTAATAAAAATGGTCTTTTAAACATGCTTCTCTGACCTCCACTTGAGTTTTTTTTGCATACTTTTAATAGATTTTTTGATTTACGTATTTAGAAATAGAAACATTGCACACATACAAAATGTACATACCCCTTACAGAATCAACTTAGGAGATACAGCTGAGGAAAGGACTTCACTTGGGTGGGAACAAAATCAAATTATCCTATGATGTATTACTTTGAAAATCTATTATTCATTGACACAGGGATTCAATCATTACAGCTATGTATAGTATAATTTTGAAGTCTTCCTTTTCATTTATGTGTTTCCTGTAGTATTGCAATGAATGCACGTTTCCAATGTAATGTTTTGTAGTGTCTCATTAATAAAGCGTTTTGTTATGCCTTGCCGAGTGTTTTGGAGTCATTTTTGTTTGCAGTGTAACGTGCCACcgactaatgatccagaaagcaATTACTGTTTGTTGAGTCGTTGGCACTTGGCACACATGGTATTGTTAATCTAATTAAAACTAtctgagagaccgagagagagagaatggcccAGAAGCTTTATACAAAGAAATATAGGTTAGGAAGATGGTTAAGATGTGTTTCGATTGCCTTATGAAACTCATGAACTTTTGCTGATCTGGCACATTTTTCAGCAGAGCCTGTTTGCAGGTGTTGGGTAACTTGGGTTTAATTGCCTGTGCCAATGTGCATATAAGCAGGCCATTggagacaaaaacaacagacatgTACTGACTGGCACAATTCTCCCAGTCAAAAGTCATCTTACAGTTCTTTAGAACTGCACACACGTTTCGCTGTGGTGTTTTTCTATCTGATTACAAGGCTAGTTCCCTTTACTTCTGCACTCTGATATCATTGTTTCAGACTGGCATGCTGACAATGCTGTTATTCACTTGGTAGCTGGTTTCCTTAATATGGGTATTAAGAAATCCTGCCATGTTATCAGATCAGAAATTGATCAGACTCATCTAATCTCATAAAGTCCCCAAACTGTTGAGCAAATTTCCTGTACGGAACATGCGTTTCTGGAAACATTTTTATACAGAGCTTTATTTTTCAAGGAGTATGTGTTGGGGAAGTGGACCTAAAATCATTAACTGCCAAAATATAAAATGACTCATTGTTGTCACTTATGCCATGAATTATCAGACTTTCTGGCATTATTGCCATGGCTTGTGGAATTTCAATTAAACTAAACTCATTTAATTTTCTTCTCAGCCAGGAGCCAGGTCTACATTGTCATTGCTGGGCGGTTCGCGTTGATAAGAGCGGGGGCGCGCAAACGATAGGAAGCACCCCACCCTCAAGAGCACGAAGCCTTGCGCGTGCTCAAGAGACAGTAGTTTCCTGCGTGTTGTGGGCAGATTTCTGCGTGGAGCGCCTACTCTCCACTCCTTCCCAGCTTTGAAAACGCTTAAATTGCAGAGTCAGCGGCATACTCCTGACACAACAGGCACGGTAAGAAACCTCCGTCGGTAATCTCGTCCCATTCATAGCAATATGGTAGTTATCCTAAATCGTCCGATTAGAAGCTGCTGTCATATAGTATGATCTTGGAACTTGACTGACGTGATCAACATTTTCAGAAATAGTCGCATTTCAGACATACAATTTCTTTTGCTTTGAAATAGGCTGTCGTTATTGTTCAAATGTGGCATCTAAATTTGGACATGACATTGCCACGCTGAATTTGTTTTCTGTAGCGTGGTGATTGCATTGCAGCCACTCCCCGTTTCACCATTTCATTGTTAGTTGATAGTAGCCGCGTTTACACCGTTGCACTTCAAACATTTCTCATCTTGACTGTTTTTTACTAAATATTGACTTCCTATAAATATTGGCATTTGAGCTGATTCAAATGTCGTTTTTTGTTTCTTGGGCAACTTTTCTAGCCTGTAACTGGATGACCATGATTTTTTTTGTCGTCTGATTTCACCAACCAATAGTCCATTGTGCTTCTGACCGTCTGTTACTCAAAAATTATCATTGCTGCGTACGTTTCTTGGTGTTACTTGCGATTTTTATTCAAGTGCGTTTTAAAGAGGCTATACGAGCCCTTGTCCACACAAGGTTGGTTTAATCAGTCGCAGGTGTTCATTTCTCACCCCGGCCTAGTCGTCGGAGGCTGAGCACGCCTCTACTTTCTATTCGCCAATTTTGCGTAGCCTATATCAATCTTTTTCATTAATCAATCTAATTCCGTACTAAATTTGATGCACATTTGATCGGTTTTATGGATGAATGTTCATGCATTCTAATTGACGTTTGTTTCTTCCCCAGTTACGTCTTCCCCACCTAACGTTACACGTATAATGCAGCCGGTTATGTGGATGTTTTGAGAATTGAGACATGAAGGCATACATTACACACATCCTCGTCTCACACACCACTCCAAATATGCCAGCTGTGCTTAAACCATTTATTAATCAGGTCGATAGAGCCAAGCCAACCACCCAACGCCTTTGTCAAACCTGGCAGAGGCCTTGCCCACGATGAGCTCTGAGTCGGCAGGACTCGAGGGGCGACACAGCGAAACCGCTGCAGTGCAGTAATTAAATAAATCTGCTGCTCCCTATAACGCTTATTAGAAATACCAAAGTATATCAGTTGACTCCCTCACTAAGATAAGTGTGGTATCCCAAATATTTGCACACGGGAATAGTTGTCAAATTTCGTCTTTTTTTAACAGCTTGAAGTTTAAATGAATTCCAGCGCCATTGCATTGTTTGTATGCTGTAcagttaaaaaaatgtttttcctgTTTTCCCTACGTATTGAATTTGTATGAGTTGCATTTGTATCATATCATTGCATGTATTTTCATGTTGAAAATCTTTTGTCTAAACCAGTGTTTATCATTAGGTCCATTGAGGAACCCAGATATGGATGCTGAGCAGAACCAGGTGTTGGACACCGCATCAGAGACTCGAGAGCAACAGGAGACGGGAGCAGGAGACTGCCCCCAGTCACAACACGTCTCTCCAATAGATCCTGCAGAATCACCAGTGACTAGGCAAGAAATGGAGCATTTGCAAGATGTGGTTACAGAATCAGGACCGTCAGAAGAAACGCAAGAGACGGCGCCTAAAGCAGAAAAATCCCCAATGAAAATGGTTGTATCTCCTGAGAAGGTTCCAGAGACCTCTACAGAAGTTGTGACTAAAGCAGAAAAACAACCAGAACTAGAGAGCTCAACAGAGGTCTCTGAGCCAGCTACAGCAATGTACGTAGAACGTGAAAACATCCAGACCGCAGAGCCTAAAAAGCAGCCAATGCCAGAGAGAACACCAGAGCCTCTAGCAGAGAATAACATTGAAACTGCGCCAGAGAAAATAGCAGAACCCGTCCCAGAGGCTGTTAAACTGTCTGAGCAGGCAGCGCCCGAGCCTGTCACACAGCCAGAATCTGAGGACGTGAAACTGCTCGAACCAGAAGAGAAAGGGCCTGAAGAATCTGAGAAGCAGGCAGAATCTGGTATTGTGTTGGAGGTGGTGCCAGAGATGCCAGCAGAGCCTGAAACTGTAAAGGAAGTGGaggcagacagaccgaccgaAGCTGAAATTGTACCGGATCCAGAGCCAAAGAAATCAGTAGCGGCTGAGACTGTGAAGATGGTGGAAGCAGAGAAACCAGTAGAAGCTGAGACTGTGAAGAAAGTGGAAGCAGAGAAACCAGTAGCGGCTGAGACTGTGAAGATGGTGGAAGCAGAGAAACCCGTAGAAGCTGAGACTGTGAAGATGGTGGAAGCAGAGAAACCCATAGCGGCTGAGACTGTGATGGAAAAGAAACTGGTAGAAGCTGAAATGGTAAAAGTTGAGTCGGAGAAACAGGCAGAAGGTGATGCAGTGGAGCAGCAGAAGGCAGAAGTTGTCGAGCAGGTCCCTTCTCCTGGCACTTTGTCTTTCGCTTTCCTGGAGCATGAGCAGACCAAAGCCACCCTTCGCACCTCTCGCACTCTAATCATCCTCAGAGGCCTCCCCGGCAGCGGCAAGAGCCTCTTGGCACGTGCCATTGCAGATAGCTACCAGGGTCTCTGCACTGTCTGCTGTGCTGATGACCATGGTGTGAAACCGGAAAGTCCAGAAGCATCGGCAGATGGGTACAAGGCTTTTGACGATGCTGTGGTAGCCTGCTGCAGTGTAGGAACATCTGCTCAAGTGATTGTGGTGGATGACACCAACCATACCCATGATCGGCTGGCCCGTCTGGGGGAGGTAGCAGAGCAGCACCGGCTGGTGGCCATGTTTCTGGAGCCCCGCACTGAGTGGAGCAGAGACTTGCCACAGTTGGCCAAGAGAACTCTGCGGGGACTAGAGGAGGCCCAGATCCAGGCCATGAAAGTTCCTCTTGAGGAGACGTCCCTGCCCCTTTTCTTTGGCTGGTTCCTTCTCCCTGGCATCCAGGACAAGGTCAAGTGCATGTCCATGGATTTCCTGAAGACTTTGGACACACTTGAGGCCTTCAAGAAGCACTTGCCTGACTGTGAGTTCAGCACAACTGTCTTGTGACGCACACAATTATATTGTTTATCTAAATCAGATTTTAGTCTCTTGAGCTTGACTGTGACAACTGAGCGTGCTTTGTTTTTTTTCAGTCACTGTTGAGGCTGAGAAAGAGGTGGACTTGGAGCAGTATTTCCAAGCCAATGGAGCTCTTCATTGTACTACCAAATTCTGTGACTATGGCAAGGCCGAGGGAGCCAAGGAATATGCAGACAAACCAGTAAGTCTGAAAgaatattgaacaaaaataaaacgcaacaatttcaatgattttaccgAGTTACAGCTCATAAAGAAATCACTCGATTTTAAATATAGTTCtttaagccctaatctatggatttcatatgactgggcaggggtgcagtgGTGggccacccacttgggagccggGCCCAGCCGATCAGAATGTTTTCCCACATAAAATGGTTTTGTTACAGACAAATACTAATCTGTTTCATCAGcagtccaggtggctggtctcatacAATCTCGCAGGTGAAAAAGctggttgtggaggtcctgggctgccaTAGTTACATATGGTcagcggttgtgaggccagttggacgtactgccaaattctctaaaattatgttggaggcagctcatgctagagaaattaacattcaattctggcaacagctctggtggacattcctgcagtcaacatgccaattgcatgctccctcaaattCTGTGGCATTGTTGTAACACAACTGCAAATTAGTGGCATTTTGTCTCCTGTgtcatgatcatgctgtttaatcagcttcttgaaatccacacctgtcaggtggatggatttatcttggtaaaggagacatgctcacaaacagggatataatataaacaaatgtgtgcacaaaatgagCCTTTTGTGCGTCTGGATAATTTCTTATTTCAACTCCTGAAACATGGGGCTAACTtgacatgttgcttttatatttttgtttggtgTATATTGGTGATGGGAAATATTTGTAAAATGCAACCTCATCCTATTAACCCATTTACTACACAGCTCAAATTGGCCTTGTATGAATTTAAAATCTGATGACCTGTGCGTTGGTTAAATGCATTTTGACTTTTCAGGGGACTATTTTGAAATGACCGCTTTTTCTTTTCTAGATTGTTAAAGAGTTGTATGGCTCTGTGTTCGAGCTGTCCCTCAGTGCCCTCTTCGTCACACCTCGCACTGTTGGTGCCCGGGTTTCACTCTCTGAGGATCAGTTAACCCTGTGGCCTGCCGATGCTGAGAAGGAGGCAGTCCCTCTAGTCCCGGCTGCCGCCACCCTGCCCGCAGGCAGCCGTGCCCACATCACCCTGGGCTGTGCTGAGGGGGTTGAGCCACAGCAGACTGGCTTTGACCTGCTGGAGATCCTAGCGCTGCAGCAAGAGGGTCAGGAGGGAGAGCTGGTGGAGGAGATGGAGCTCGGCTCCCTGGCCTACTACGGCAAGGGGAGGTGGCTGCTCAGTCTGAGGGAGCCCATCTCCGCCCAGGCCTGCTTCTCCAGCCTCTACGGGCCCAAGAAGGCCGACACGACCAAGAAAGACGGGGACAAGAAGAAGAAGCAAAAGTGCACCATActgtaaaggagagggggaaggtggTGGTAATGGATGGCTCGGGATGAGTGGCGTACTAGTGTTCTGATTTGTCTGTGGGGAGGTTTGTGTTTGTGCTACTTTTGGGGTTTGGGAGGCGTATTGGATATCCACTCCAAATCCACAAGCTGTGTGCCTTTCTCTATTGCTTTGCTGCACAACCCCAGAGGCCTTTAAACCACAGTTTAGGTCAAGCTTAGCATCTTGTTCAGTGTCTTGTCATGCGTTTTAGTGCCATAGTTGCAATTGGATAGGATTTCTGTAGACAAGGCCTGATTTCATGGCTCAGATGTAGTACTGCTGTACCTAGTACTGCTGTACCTAGTACCGCTTCTCCCCGTTTGTGACCACGATTTTTCCCTACTCAATTCACGTCTAACACTATATACAACCCCTTCCGCATATGTCAGTGTTAAGCATTTAGATGTGTTTTCATGTTTGGTGTGAGTGGCTCAAATAGTATTTTCATCGCATGCCAGGTTTTTCAATTTAGCTGATGTAGTTCTAGTCATGATTAGCTTCTTTGCAAAAAGTTGCACATCTCTTTCAGTAATTTCTCGTGACACCGGTCATTTCCTGTGATTTAGTAAGTCGGCCCTGTCATGTGTTTGcatttttatgtgtgtgtttagtacgAAGGAAAGAGCTGGGTAAATTTCATAAGTAGCTCTTGGGCCAAAAGGGTGTCTGTGTGCTTGATTTGATGAACTGTGAATGTCATTCATCGAGGCCATTCCTAATTAACTCTTTTTGCACGATGCAGCAGAAATCAAAGGGAGAATGCTGATGAATGTGCAGTTTGTTTGATTAGCTGGCACTTACTTGGTACTTATCAAATGCTGTGAAACCAAGGCCACAATTTGCAATATTCTGTAGTATAGGTGACTGCAGCCTGGGATCATCCCTCTTTCTGTCAAGTTGTATGTATTCACTGTCTTTTCATGACTGATGTGTAGGTCTCTTAGGGCAAAGCCATGCTTGTGTATTTCTTCCAATGAGTCACTATTTTTGcacatgttttgtacacttaatAAAGGAATTTGTTTTGCGGCAAATATTGTCTAATGCAATTTATACTGTTACACCCTGTTAAAGTCTGTTTCTTCATCTCTACACCAGTGGTAAATTAAGCATGTAAATCTCAGTGAGACAAATGTGggatgccagcaaagccacaacactataaatcaaatgtatttatatagcccttcgtacatcaactgatatctcaaagtgctgtacagaaacccagcctaaaaccccaaacagcatgcaatgcaggtgttgaagcacgttggctaggaaaggCCGAAaccgagaggaaccaggctatgaggggtggccaggctgagtcctcttctggctgtgccgggtggagattataatagatcatggccaagatgttcataaatgttgagcatggtcaaataataggtctgggacaggtagcacttcctgtgaacaggtcaggattgcATTGCCGCAGGCAGAATGtatacaatacattaattgctCCTATACCACTGCTACAGCTGGCTATCAGCGGATCCTTGTCTGGTAGCGACACAGTTCATTcggcctcatttactgcctttaaatttAACAATGTTTTAAATGGCTCATGGCTGACTTGCTTagaaatgtggtttctactgaaaattgagatgtacaaatgcataaggggacgacaagcagaTTAGAGGCCACCCTAATTTTAATTAAGACATGAGCAAGCTAGGATGGACGTAGTCAactttgttcagcacttttgtaatgtacagtgacagaattcagaacatgggctgttcttactgtgccctccctgtacaccaagtcagaactgtaggataaataaagacggcatataagcagacaatgaaagctcgtACAATATTtaattacatttctcaaaaaccaGTTATGGACTACATGTTCACCACActtattactttcttagctacagtatacatatctccccgGTATATTTAATTTATGTAGAAgaatacaagacatttttggactcaccttgtactgtgctcacttgaaaaaaaaatttgtcatcaaactttatcattaaagtctggcattctctggatttatggtgcattcaagacaactgggaactcggggtgggggggggggtgttgtatcatgatgacgtcagtgatcttcaggtaaAAGTTCttgaaagaggcccgagttcccgattTACAATTCCAAATTGGATGAAATTTTAAaccgtattttcccagtcgtagctCGTTTTCCCAGAGTCCCCAGTTGTAttgaactcactaaagtcagattttgcagttTTGAGtgcggcacaaatcatgcttcattgacagcatggccaatattgaatgtttataattttaaactaggaaaagagacccataatcttagacttgggaccacacagccactccactgaatagcagg
Proteins encoded in this window:
- the LOC135555728 gene encoding 2',3'-cyclic-nucleotide 3'-phosphodiesterase-like is translated as MDAEQNQVLDTASETREQQETGAGDCPQSQHVSPIDPAESPVTRQEMEHLQDVVTESGPSEETQETAPKAEKSPMKMVVSPEKVPETSTEVVTKAEKQPELESSTEVSEPATAMYVERENIQTAEPKKQPMPERTPEPLAENNIETAPEKIAEPVPEAVKLSEQAAPEPVTQPESEDVKLLEPEEKGPEESEKQAESGIVLEVVPEMPAEPETVKEVEADRPTEAEIVPDPEPKKSVAAETVKMVEAEKPVEAETVKKVEAEKPVAAETVKMVEAEKPVEAETVKMVEAEKPIAAETVMEKKLVEAEMVKVESEKQAEGDAVEQQKAEVVEQVPSPGTLSFAFLEHEQTKATLRTSRTLIILRGLPGSGKSLLARAIADSYQGLCTVCCADDHGVKPESPEASADGYKAFDDAVVACCSVGTSAQVIVVDDTNHTHDRLARLGEVAEQHRLVAMFLEPRTEWSRDLPQLAKRTLRGLEEAQIQAMKVPLEETSLPLFFGWFLLPGIQDKVKCMSMDFLKTLDTLEAFKKHLPDFTVEAEKEVDLEQYFQANGALHCTTKFCDYGKAEGAKEYADKPIVKELYGSVFELSLSALFVTPRTVGARVSLSEDQLTLWPADAEKEAVPLVPAAATLPAGSRAHITLGCAEGVEPQQTGFDLLEILALQQEGQEGELVEEMELGSLAYYGKGRWLLSLREPISAQACFSSLYGPKKADTTKKDGDKKKKQKCTIL